One window of the Archaeoglobus sulfaticallidus PM70-1 genome contains the following:
- a CDS encoding thioredoxin domain-containing protein — MMDLRKYIEEGKSSSAYLKEALNQPVRWYPYTKEVFKMAEKEDKPILIDIGASWCHWCHVMDEESYSDPEIARFLNENFICVKVDRDEMPNIDRKYQEAISALTGEGGWPLTVFALPNGEAFYGGTYFPKEEKFGKPAFMKVLKAVLDSFKKEREKTEAIAEEIKKNLENKFVMGEPNPEMLKKALDSILAIADPVYGGFGFGQKFPMPTAVRFLLNMRDRFNDSLKFADQTLEEMFAGGIHDHIFGGFFRYTVDREWTIPHFEKIVYENGELLITYSIAYRCFGRKIFRLASEGIVDFLEKFLKADLGFYTSVDADFRGEEGGFYTYSFEELKDVLDDLELKAFKFFYNVSEAGNFRGKNHLRIDASVDTVAEEMGISVQDLEEILSSGREKLRRYRYRLKDELKIDKSVYTSYTSIVNSGLIYFGLIFENDTEYAIKNAEKLLSDRFHDILMRRDGMEGLLEDYAFTISMLVDCYTATLSEKYLDYAKELAEIGIKEFYRNNGFYDGDDPASINDLSHRSAVSQMIQNLITLGIYFMETRYSEIAERVLKSYAGLGHGLFDAGYLLSLQSYFRPMVVESDLSELRRLRKYINHNVILKEGKNSICLGDRCMICDETELEKFLREALNVSSKFRGL; from the coding sequence ATGATGGATTTAAGGAAATACATTGAAGAAGGAAAATCAAGCTCCGCATATCTGAAAGAGGCTTTAAATCAGCCGGTCAGGTGGTACCCCTACACAAAAGAAGTTTTTAAGATGGCTGAAAAAGAAGATAAACCCATTCTCATAGATATTGGAGCTTCTTGGTGTCACTGGTGCCATGTTATGGATGAGGAATCCTATAGCGATCCAGAAATTGCGAGATTCTTGAATGAGAACTTCATATGTGTGAAAGTTGACAGGGATGAGATGCCGAACATAGACAGAAAGTATCAGGAGGCCATCTCTGCATTAACCGGAGAGGGCGGGTGGCCTCTTACGGTGTTTGCTCTTCCCAATGGGGAGGCTTTTTACGGCGGAACATATTTCCCGAAAGAGGAGAAATTCGGGAAGCCAGCATTCATGAAGGTTTTAAAGGCTGTTCTGGATTCATTTAAAAAAGAGAGGGAGAAAACAGAAGCCATCGCTGAGGAGATCAAAAAGAACCTTGAAAATAAGTTTGTTATGGGCGAGCCAAATCCAGAAATGCTGAAAAAGGCTCTTGATTCGATTCTGGCTATCGCGGATCCAGTTTATGGTGGATTTGGATTCGGTCAGAAGTTTCCGATGCCAACAGCGGTCAGGTTCCTGCTCAACATGAGGGATAGATTCAACGATTCGCTGAAGTTTGCGGATCAAACCCTTGAGGAGATGTTCGCGGGAGGAATTCACGACCACATTTTCGGTGGTTTTTTCAGATACACCGTTGACAGGGAGTGGACGATACCCCATTTCGAGAAGATAGTCTATGAGAATGGAGAGCTTTTAATAACATACTCAATAGCCTACAGATGTTTTGGCAGGAAGATATTCAGGTTAGCCTCAGAGGGCATTGTGGACTTCCTTGAGAAATTCTTAAAGGCAGATCTCGGGTTTTACACCTCAGTAGATGCGGATTTTCGTGGGGAAGAAGGTGGTTTTTACACCTACAGCTTTGAAGAGCTTAAGGATGTTTTGGATGATCTAGAATTGAAAGCTTTCAAATTCTTTTACAATGTAAGCGAGGCTGGAAACTTCAGGGGCAAAAACCATCTGCGGATTGATGCCTCGGTGGATACCGTCGCTGAGGAGATGGGAATCAGCGTTCAGGATCTGGAAGAAATCCTGAGTAGCGGTAGGGAAAAGCTCAGGAGGTACAGATACAGACTCAAAGATGAGTTGAAAATCGATAAAAGCGTGTACACATCCTACACATCAATCGTGAACTCTGGCTTGATATATTTCGGTTTGATATTTGAAAACGATACCGAATACGCAATAAAAAATGCTGAGAAACTCCTGTCAGACAGGTTTCATGACATTCTCATGAGAAGAGATGGAATGGAAGGGTTGCTGGAGGATTATGCCTTTACGATCTCAATGCTTGTGGATTGCTATACTGCCACACTCAGCGAGAAATACTTGGATTATGCAAAAGAGCTTGCTGAGATCGGCATCAAGGAGTTTTACAGGAATAACGGCTTCTATGACGGAGACGATCCAGCAAGCATAAACGATCTCTCTCATCGCTCTGCAGTAAGCCAGATGATCCAGAATCTGATAACTCTTGGCATCTATTTTATGGAAACGAGGTACAGCGAAATTGCAGAGAGGGTTTTGAAGAGCTATGCTGGTCTCGGGCACGGTTTATTCGATGCCGGGTATCTTTTATCATTGCAGTCATATTTCAGGCCAATGGTTGTCGAGAGCGATTTAAGTGAACTTAGAAGGCTGAGAAAGTACATAAACCACAATGTAATCCTGAAAGAAGGAAAAAATTCGATCTGTCTTGGTGATAGATGTATGATCTGTGATGAGACAGAACTTGAGAAATTCCTGAGGGAAGCTCTGAATGTGTCGTCTAAGTTTCGAGGTCTGTAG
- a CDS encoding ribbon-helix-helix protein, CopG family — MRNPIRITVALDEESYRILEKLKRESGLSQSEIMRNALKFYDQYKDLQKYKLERIKTYAEMLAEGEHVILDINHWIAFLRFIESHPEKEKFWEIHKKIANMHAEEFSGMRVDDILERLEACNFFRINERRGEYTLVLNNEATGKFVRIFLEEVLPAFGLEVDVKEDFMKIRLRTSNSD; from the coding sequence ATGCGAAATCCAATCAGGATTACTGTTGCACTTGATGAGGAAAGCTACAGGATACTCGAAAAGCTGAAAAGGGAATCTGGGCTATCGCAGAGCGAGATAATGAGAAATGCCCTGAAATTCTACGATCAGTATAAAGACCTTCAAAAATACAAGCTTGAGAGGATAAAGACCTATGCGGAAATGCTTGCGGAAGGTGAACATGTAATCCTCGACATAAATCACTGGATAGCCTTTCTGAGGTTCATAGAATCTCATCCTGAAAAGGAAAAATTCTGGGAGATACACAAAAAGATTGCGAACATGCATGCTGAGGAGTTCAGTGGGATGAGGGTTGATGATATCTTGGAAAGACTTGAGGCATGCAATTTCTTCAGGATCAATGAGAGAAGAGGAGAGTACACTCTCGTTTTGAACAACGAAGCTACAGGAAAATTTGTCAGAATATTCCTTGAAGAGGTACTACCTGCTTTTGGTCTTGAGGTGGATGTAAAGGAAGATTTCATGAAGATAAGGCTGAGAACAAGCAATTCGGATTAA
- a CDS encoding ammonium transporter, with product MNPGDVAWLLTSTALVMLMTPGLGLFYGGMVGKKNVLSMISMSFITFAVVSIQWVLLGYTMAFGRDISGLLGGLEHIGLKDLKMIDYAFVAFQLVFAAITLAIITSAMAERVKFSAFILFAVLWTSIVYDPLAHWVWGNGWLAKLGALDFAGGTVVHISSGFSALALAFVVGKRRGFGEYSMEPHNIPMTLLGAALLWFGWFGFNAGSALAANDLAANAFIVTNTAASAGAISWLIVSWIKGKPGSLGIVSGAIAGLVAITPAAGFVDPLSAIIIGVVAGVICYYAMLFRISKGIDESLDAWAIHGVGGFWGAIATGIFASVGATGLLLGNVGQLVAQIIGAVSAALYAFVLTLIIAKFVDMTIGLRVSNEEEYVGLDVSQHGEVAYT from the coding sequence ATGAACCCAGGAGATGTTGCTTGGTTACTGACCTCAACGGCATTGGTTATGCTAATGACCCCGGGATTGGGGTTATTCTACGGAGGAATGGTCGGAAAGAAGAATGTCCTCTCAATGATATCAATGAGCTTCATAACCTTTGCAGTGGTGAGCATTCAGTGGGTATTGCTTGGGTATACAATGGCCTTTGGCAGGGACATCAGCGGTTTACTTGGAGGATTAGAGCACATCGGGCTTAAAGATCTCAAAATGATTGATTACGCATTTGTAGCATTTCAGCTTGTCTTTGCAGCCATAACACTCGCAATAATAACCTCGGCAATGGCAGAGAGAGTAAAGTTTTCAGCTTTCATTCTCTTCGCCGTTCTATGGACTTCCATAGTTTACGATCCACTTGCACACTGGGTATGGGGCAACGGCTGGTTAGCTAAACTTGGCGCACTGGACTTTGCTGGAGGAACCGTTGTCCATATAAGCTCTGGTTTTTCAGCTCTCGCTTTAGCGTTTGTTGTTGGCAAGAGGAGAGGATTTGGAGAGTACAGCATGGAACCGCACAACATTCCGATGACCTTGCTTGGCGCAGCCCTGCTCTGGTTTGGATGGTTCGGATTTAACGCGGGAAGCGCTTTAGCTGCAAACGATCTTGCTGCAAATGCTTTCATAGTGACAAATACCGCAGCTTCAGCCGGTGCTATTTCATGGCTCATCGTAAGCTGGATCAAGGGCAAGCCCGGAAGTCTTGGGATCGTCAGTGGGGCGATCGCCGGACTGGTTGCGATAACTCCTGCTGCAGGATTCGTTGACCCCCTGTCAGCAATTATAATCGGTGTTGTTGCTGGAGTGATATGCTACTATGCCATGCTTTTCAGAATAAGCAAGGGAATCGATGAGAGCCTAGATGCATGGGCAATACATGGTGTCGGTGGATTCTGGGGAGCAATAGCTACAGGAATCTTCGCAAGCGTTGGAGCTACCGGATTATTGCTGGGCAATGTAGGACAGCTCGTTGCACAGATTATTGGAGCTGTATCAGCTGCACTGTATGCCTTCGTTCTCACGCTGATAATCGCGAAGTTCGTTGATATGACTATCGGGCTTAGGGTCAGCAACGAGGAAGAGTATGTCGGGCTGGATGTGTCGCAGCATGGTGAGGTAGCATACACTTAA
- a CDS encoding P-II family nitrogen regulator, whose translation MKKIEAIIRPEKLECVKKALEESGYVAMTITEVKGRGEQKGIKLQFRGRIMDVDMLPKIKIEIVADDEDVEEIINTIIQNARTGKYGDGKIFVLPVERSIRIRTGEIKS comes from the coding sequence ATGAAGAAGATTGAGGCGATAATAAGACCTGAAAAGCTTGAATGTGTAAAGAAAGCTCTGGAAGAGAGTGGATATGTTGCTATGACTATCACAGAAGTCAAGGGAAGGGGAGAGCAGAAGGGGATAAAGCTTCAGTTCAGAGGAAGGATCATGGACGTGGATATGCTCCCAAAGATCAAAATCGAGATCGTGGCTGATGATGAAGATGTCGAAGAGATCATAAACACGATAATACAAAATGCGAGGACAGGAAAGTACGGAGATGGAAAGATATTCGTTTTACCAGTAGAGAGATCCATAAGAATACGAACGGGGGAGATCAAATCCTAA
- a CDS encoding ammonium transporter has product MDSGDTAWILVSTALVMLMTPGVGLFYAGMVRKKNAVNMIALSFVCLVVVSIIWVAYAYSLAFGSDVAGFTGDLSYAFLEKVGFDPLDGMTIPHLVFVIYQMMFAVITLAILTSAVAERVKLSSFIIFGILWITLVYAPFAHWLWGNGWLAKLGALDFAGGMVVHISSGFAALALAFVVGKRGGFGEYNIEPHNIPMTLLGAALLWFGWFGFNGGSALAANGLAANAIVVTNTSAAVAGAVWMIIGWIKGKPGSLGIVSGAIAGLAAITPAAGFVDVKGAIIIGLVSGIICYLAMDFRIKKQIDESLDAWAIHGIGGLWGSLAVGIFATTSINEFAGLINGSVSLLKAQIIAVIATVIYAFVVSYVLAKIVDAVFGLRVSNEEEYVGLDVSQHEEVAYA; this is encoded by the coding sequence ATGGATAGCGGAGATACTGCCTGGATACTGGTATCAACGGCATTGGTCATGCTGATGACTCCCGGAGTGGGGTTGTTTTATGCTGGAATGGTCAGAAAGAAGAATGCAGTAAACATGATCGCATTGAGCTTCGTTTGCTTAGTGGTTGTCAGCATAATCTGGGTTGCCTATGCATACTCACTGGCATTTGGCAGCGATGTTGCAGGGTTTACTGGAGATCTCAGCTACGCGTTCTTGGAAAAGGTTGGATTTGATCCACTGGATGGAATGACGATACCCCATTTGGTTTTTGTTATCTATCAGATGATGTTTGCGGTTATAACCCTTGCAATTTTGACATCTGCTGTTGCAGAGAGAGTAAAGCTTTCATCCTTCATAATTTTCGGTATCCTGTGGATAACTCTCGTTTATGCACCGTTCGCACACTGGCTCTGGGGTAACGGCTGGTTAGCTAAGCTTGGAGCACTGGACTTTGCTGGAGGGATGGTTGTCCACATCAGCTCTGGATTTGCTGCTCTCGCTTTAGCGTTTGTTGTTGGTAAAAGAGGAGGCTTCGGTGAGTACAACATAGAGCCGCACAACATTCCTATGACTTTGCTTGGCGCAGCCCTGCTCTGGTTTGGATGGTTCGGGTTCAATGGAGGGAGTGCTTTAGCTGCAAATGGCCTTGCTGCAAATGCGATAGTCGTCACAAACACATCTGCTGCGGTAGCTGGAGCTGTGTGGATGATCATCGGATGGATCAAGGGCAAGCCCGGAAGCCTCGGGATCGTCAGTGGGGCGATTGCCGGACTGGCTGCGATAACTCCTGCTGCAGGATTCGTTGATGTCAAAGGAGCAATTATAATCGGTCTCGTTTCCGGTATAATCTGCTATCTGGCAATGGACTTCAGGATAAAGAAACAGATAGATGAGAGCCTGGATGCCTGGGCAATACACGGCATAGGTGGATTGTGGGGCAGCTTAGCCGTTGGGATCTTCGCCACAACTTCGATAAACGAGTTCGCTGGATTGATCAATGGCAGTGTATCATTGCTGAAAGCCCAGATCATTGCTGTAATTGCCACCGTCATCTATGCTTTCGTGGTGTCCTATGTGCTTGCGAAGATAGTTGATGCAGTATTTGGACTGAGAGTCAGCAACGAGGAAGAGTATGTCGGGCTGGATGTGTCGCAGCACGAAGAGGTTGCATATGCCTGA
- a CDS encoding P-II family nitrogen regulator, with the protein MKKIEAIIRPEKLECVKKALEESGYVAMTVTEVKGRGEQKGIKLQFRGREVDVDFLQKTKIEIVAEDKDVDRIIDIITSSARTGKYGDGRIFVLPVEKSVKIRTGEEVSE; encoded by the coding sequence ATGAAGAAGATTGAGGCGATAATAAGACCTGAAAAGCTTGAATGTGTAAAGAAAGCTCTGGAAGAGAGTGGATATGTTGCTATGACTGTCACAGAAGTCAAGGGAAGGGGAGAGCAGAAGGGGATAAAGCTTCAGTTCAGGGGTAGGGAAGTTGATGTTGACTTCCTGCAGAAGACGAAAATTGAGATCGTTGCCGAAGACAAGGATGTTGACAGGATCATAGATATCATCACGAGTTCAGCCAGAACCGGCAAATACGGAGATGGAAGGATATTCGTTTTGCCTGTGGAAAAATCCGTGAAAATAAGAACCGGAGAAGAAGTTTCTGAATAA
- a CDS encoding winged helix-turn-helix domain-containing protein/riboflavin kinase, giving the protein MIEILKLLALMDAHKRVVKISSKELADKIGQSFQTAARKLKELEENGYILRTIDKDGQYIVITENGEKLLYKEYLDYKKIFESVEEIFIRGKVMSGIGEGRYYVSLDGYRKQFREKLGFDPYPGTLNLKLPKEQAYLRRRIDEEDGIIIHGFKTEDRTFGEVKAFKCKIGDYEGAIVLPQRTHYPKDILEVIAPVKLRDKLGLKDGDFVEVEVFL; this is encoded by the coding sequence ATGATCGAGATCCTCAAACTGCTCGCACTGATGGATGCCCACAAAAGGGTTGTAAAGATAAGCTCAAAAGAGCTTGCAGACAAAATAGGTCAGAGTTTTCAAACGGCTGCAAGGAAGCTGAAGGAGCTTGAAGAAAACGGATACATACTGAGAACAATTGATAAGGATGGACAATACATAGTCATCACGGAAAATGGTGAGAAGCTGCTTTATAAGGAATATCTGGACTACAAGAAGATTTTTGAGAGTGTCGAGGAGATTTTTATTCGTGGAAAGGTCATGAGCGGTATAGGCGAAGGAAGATACTATGTTTCCTTGGACGGATATAGGAAGCAGTTCAGAGAGAAACTCGGTTTTGATCCATATCCTGGAACGCTCAACCTTAAACTTCCGAAAGAACAGGCTTATCTGCGAAGACGAATAGATGAAGAGGATGGAATAATAATTCATGGCTTCAAAACAGAGGATAGAACTTTTGGAGAAGTTAAGGCATTTAAATGTAAAATTGGGGATTATGAAGGAGCTATAGTTCTCCCGCAAAGAACCCATTATCCGAAGGATATACTGGAGGTTATAGCTCCTGTGAAGTTGAGAGATAAACTTGGCCTGAAAGACGGCGATTTTGTAGAAGTGGAGGTGTTTCTATGA
- the ribB gene encoding 3,4-dihydroxy-2-butanone-4-phosphate synthase, translating to MIDEALKAFRRGEPVLIYDFDHREGETDIAIPAVNVSHQDVAMMRIDGGGLICVAIHPIAADKLQIPFMHDVLAAAGEKMPYLLSLSRNDIKYDSRSSFAVWVNHRDTFTGITDIDRALTIRRVGEVVDMVMTNGEFDFASEFRSPGHVALLRAAVNLTYDRVGQTELSVALAEMAGISPAVAICEMLDAETGKALSKEKAIEYAEERGIPFVEGDEIVEYYRDFKEVKVKLFI from the coding sequence ATGATTGATGAAGCTTTAAAAGCTTTTAGGAGAGGAGAGCCAGTACTGATCTATGATTTCGACCATAGAGAGGGTGAGACGGATATAGCAATCCCTGCCGTCAATGTAAGCCATCAGGATGTTGCGATGATGAGAATCGATGGTGGAGGGTTGATATGTGTCGCGATCCATCCTATCGCTGCGGATAAGCTTCAGATTCCTTTCATGCATGACGTACTGGCTGCTGCTGGGGAAAAGATGCCATATCTCTTATCACTCAGCAGAAATGATATAAAGTACGATTCCAGATCGTCATTTGCCGTCTGGGTAAACCACAGGGATACCTTTACAGGGATTACCGATATAGACAGGGCGCTAACGATCAGAAGGGTTGGAGAGGTTGTTGATATGGTAATGACCAACGGTGAGTTCGACTTCGCCAGCGAGTTCAGATCCCCCGGACATGTTGCTCTACTCAGAGCTGCTGTGAATCTAACATACGACAGGGTTGGACAGACCGAACTCAGTGTGGCTCTTGCAGAGATGGCTGGCATATCTCCGGCTGTTGCGATATGCGAGATGCTCGATGCAGAAACTGGAAAGGCGCTGTCAAAGGAGAAAGCAATTGAATATGCTGAAGAGAGAGGTATCCCATTCGTTGAGGGAGACGAGATAGTCGAGTACTACAGGGATTTCAAGGAAGTTAAAGTGAAGCTGTTCATTTAA
- a CDS encoding RuvB-like helicase, whose product MASEIREIAQRFERVGAHSHIRGLGLDDNLRAKDVAEGLVGQKKAREAAGVIVRLIKSGKMAGRGILMAGPPGTGKTAIAVAISKELGKDIPFVQTSASEFYSAEMKKTEALIQSMRKAIGVRIRETRTVLEGEVTGLDYNMVPNPYNPTQKIPESATLTLSTKDETRTFSVSGRMALQFLQYGIQVGDVIMIDKETGRISIIGRSEKASKKYDLGGSDVVEVPSGKVEKEREFTYVVTLHDLDEANARRTSIFSLFTSQSREIDSEVREAVDEQVKKWVEEGRAELVPGVLFIDETHLMDIELFAFMNRAMESEMAPIIILASNRGFSKIRGTDLVAPHGIPLDLLDRLLIITTEPYKRDEIKTILEIRAAESGIMLSDDALEKLTDIGAENSMRYAVQLLAPAHEFAKLREAKKVEVEDVERAAEIFADVTQSSAYLKKWEERLISA is encoded by the coding sequence ATGGCGAGTGAGATAAGGGAGATCGCCCAGAGGTTCGAGAGGGTTGGTGCTCATTCTCACATCAGAGGTCTGGGTCTTGATGATAATTTAAGGGCGAAGGATGTTGCAGAGGGTCTGGTTGGGCAGAAGAAGGCGAGAGAGGCTGCTGGAGTTATAGTCAGATTGATCAAGTCTGGCAAAATGGCTGGAAGGGGCATACTGATGGCAGGCCCACCGGGAACCGGAAAGACAGCCATTGCAGTTGCAATAAGCAAGGAACTCGGCAAGGACATCCCGTTTGTGCAGACAAGCGCATCGGAGTTCTACAGTGCTGAGATGAAAAAAACTGAAGCGTTAATTCAGTCGATGAGGAAGGCTATCGGTGTCAGGATAAGGGAGACGAGGACAGTTTTGGAGGGAGAGGTTACGGGCTTGGACTACAACATGGTTCCCAACCCGTACAACCCAACCCAGAAGATCCCGGAGTCTGCGACACTCACTCTGAGTACTAAAGATGAGACCAGAACATTCAGCGTTAGTGGCAGAATGGCCCTGCAGTTTCTGCAGTATGGTATTCAGGTTGGAGACGTTATAATGATAGACAAGGAGACCGGCAGAATCTCGATAATCGGCAGGAGTGAGAAGGCGAGCAAGAAATATGATCTTGGTGGAAGCGATGTGGTTGAGGTTCCGTCAGGGAAGGTGGAGAAAGAAAGGGAGTTCACCTATGTTGTTACCCTGCACGACCTAGATGAAGCGAATGCTAGAAGGACTTCGATATTCAGCCTGTTCACATCTCAGTCGAGAGAGATCGACAGCGAGGTCAGGGAGGCTGTGGATGAGCAGGTTAAGAAGTGGGTCGAGGAAGGAAGGGCTGAGCTGGTTCCGGGAGTGCTGTTTATAGATGAGACGCATCTGATGGACATAGAGCTTTTTGCATTCATGAACAGGGCCATGGAGTCTGAGATGGCGCCCATCATAATTCTGGCTTCGAACAGAGGGTTCTCCAAGATAAGAGGAACCGACCTTGTCGCTCCCCATGGTATCCCGCTTGATCTCCTTGACAGATTGCTGATCATAACCACCGAGCCATACAAGAGGGATGAGATCAAGACAATTCTCGAGATCAGGGCTGCAGAGTCTGGAATAATGCTCAGCGATGATGCCCTCGAGAAGCTGACGGATATTGGTGCTGAGAACAGCATGAGGTATGCTGTACAGCTACTGGCTCCCGCCCATGAGTTCGCGAAGCTGAGAGAAGCTAAGAAGGTTGAGGTTGAGGATGTAGAAAGAGCAGCAGAAATATTCGCGGATGTCACCCAGAGTTCAGCATATCTCAAGAAGTGGGAAGAGAGGCTGATCTCTGCCTGA
- a CDS encoding Mth938-like domain-containing protein, producing the protein MELAYDFGKLYIDKKLYTSDLILGREGIINKRWWRKEGHRVQKEDIDDILNRNSDIVIFGTGYHGVVKIDEEVINLIKQKGSEVEVAKSRVAVEIFKKALSEGKNAILAIHLTC; encoded by the coding sequence ATGGAGCTCGCATACGATTTTGGCAAACTCTACATAGACAAAAAGCTGTACACCTCTGATTTAATTCTTGGCAGAGAAGGTATAATCAACAAGAGGTGGTGGAGAAAGGAAGGACACCGAGTTCAGAAAGAAGATATAGATGACATTCTTAACAGAAACTCGGATATTGTGATTTTTGGTACAGGCTATCATGGGGTTGTGAAAATAGATGAAGAGGTCATAAACCTGATAAAACAAAAGGGATCGGAAGTAGAGGTGGCAAAATCTAGAGTTGCTGTGGAAATATTTAAAAAAGCTCTTTCAGAGGGAAAGAATGCGATTCTCGCGATACATCTAACCTGTTAA
- the glyA gene encoding serine hydroxymethyltransferase: MGSQFESEKLLSRVEDIVRKHHEFFRNSLPMIASENLTSSFVRRYYTSDLGHRYAEGKVNERFYQGCAYIDEIEEMAIKLTKKLFDAEHANVQPISGVTANIAGFFALTNPGDLIMSLSVPCGGHISHDTISAAGIRGLDVIHYPFNNEEMEIDVDETRKLAMEKKPRLFVLGSSLILFPQPVKEISELASEISAKVMFDASHVLGLIAGKKFQDPLREGADIVTGSTHKTFFGPQRAIILSRKELADKVDKAVFPGVVSNHHLNTLAGYVVAVIEMLEFGKEYARDVVRNAKKLAESLYNYGFDVVGANRGFTESHQVAVDVSKIGGGEKVARELERINIVLNKNLLPWDSMEKTSNPSGIRLGVQELTRLGMKENEMEEIADIFYLKLMKDESDAKLRERVIELKSRFRTIKYTFEEEEAYEF, from the coding sequence ATGGGTTCACAATTCGAATCTGAAAAGCTCTTGAGCAGAGTTGAGGATATTGTTAGGAAGCATCACGAGTTTTTCAGAAATTCATTGCCAATGATAGCAAGTGAGAACCTGACGAGCAGTTTTGTCAGGAGGTACTATACATCGGATTTGGGGCATAGATATGCAGAAGGAAAGGTTAATGAGAGGTTCTATCAGGGATGTGCGTATATCGATGAAATAGAGGAGATGGCAATAAAGTTAACAAAAAAGTTGTTCGATGCAGAACATGCGAATGTTCAGCCTATTAGTGGTGTAACAGCCAACATAGCCGGATTTTTTGCTTTAACAAATCCAGGAGACCTGATAATGTCGCTATCTGTTCCCTGTGGTGGACACATATCCCATGATACGATTTCTGCTGCTGGGATAAGAGGGCTTGATGTTATCCACTATCCGTTCAACAACGAGGAGATGGAGATAGATGTTGATGAAACCAGAAAACTTGCTATGGAGAAAAAACCAAGGCTTTTTGTTCTCGGTTCAAGCCTTATTCTCTTCCCTCAGCCAGTAAAGGAAATATCTGAACTGGCGAGTGAGATTTCTGCTAAGGTTATGTTCGATGCGAGCCACGTTCTTGGTCTTATTGCGGGAAAGAAGTTTCAGGATCCACTGAGAGAGGGTGCAGATATCGTTACGGGATCAACCCATAAAACATTCTTTGGCCCCCAGAGGGCGATAATCCTGTCCAGAAAAGAACTGGCAGATAAGGTAGATAAGGCTGTATTTCCGGGTGTTGTGAGCAACCACCATCTGAACACACTAGCAGGATATGTTGTTGCCGTAATCGAGATGCTTGAGTTCGGAAAAGAGTATGCAAGAGATGTTGTGAGAAATGCAAAGAAGCTCGCGGAATCCCTCTACAATTATGGATTTGACGTTGTAGGAGCTAACAGAGGATTTACAGAATCACATCAGGTGGCTGTTGATGTGAGCAAGATTGGTGGTGGGGAAAAAGTTGCGAGAGAGCTTGAGAGAATAAACATAGTGCTCAACAAAAACCTGCTCCCATGGGATAGCATGGAAAAAACATCAAACCCATCTGGTATAAGGCTGGGGGTTCAGGAGCTAACCAGACTTGGTATGAAAGAAAATGAAATGGAAGAGATAGCCGATATCTTCTACCTGAAGCTCATGAAAGATGAGAGTGATGCAAAGCTGAGGGAGAGAGTAATCGAACTGAAATCCCGATTCAGGACGATTAAGTATACCTTTGAGGAAGAGGAGGCATACGAATTTTAG
- a CDS encoding orotate phosphoribosyltransferase-like protein: MTRIESLIEKARRLKEKGLTTGEIADELNVSRETALWLLTKATEDISPPSDVYIEWRTFVKSPYRMRNIAKSLVDMVLDVIEDEIEVVIGIATSGIPIATMIAEELNADLALYYPRKLKWENEEREIAGTLSENYAKVDRKNCIAIDDIITTGSTLREVAEYVSKKEGKLLCACVVIDKRGLEDIGGAPVLSMLKVTRI, translated from the coding sequence ATGACGAGAATCGAAAGCCTGATTGAGAAGGCCAGGAGATTGAAGGAAAAAGGCCTAACCACAGGCGAGATAGCAGATGAGCTTAATGTTTCAAGAGAGACTGCACTCTGGCTTCTCACAAAAGCCACTGAGGATATTTCCCCCCCATCAGATGTCTATATCGAGTGGAGAACTTTCGTAAAATCTCCATATAGAATGAGAAATATTGCGAAATCACTTGTAGATATGGTTCTCGATGTGATTGAGGATGAAATTGAGGTCGTGATAGGTATCGCAACCAGCGGAATACCTATAGCAACGATGATTGCCGAAGAGCTTAACGCGGATCTGGCCTTATACTATCCAAGAAAGCTGAAATGGGAAAATGAAGAGAGAGAGATTGCGGGAACACTGAGCGAGAACTATGCTAAAGTTGATAGAAAGAACTGCATAGCAATTGATGATATCATCACCACGGGAAGCACGCTCAGAGAGGTTGCGGAGTATGTGAGCAAAAAAGAGGGCAAGCTGTTATGTGCCTGTGTTGTTATCGATAAGAGGGGGCTTGAGGATATTGGTGGTGCTCCTGTACTGAGCATGCTGAAGGTTACGAGGATCTGA